In Solanum lycopersicum chromosome 3, SLM_r2.1, the genomic stretch cacatttcatgaaaaataactcTCAGCAGTCGATGGTGATGAATACTTTGGCAACATATATAATGAAGCTATGAGTGAATTTAACAATTACTTTGTTGTTTTAGAGAAAAGTGTATAGGTTACCATTTATCAACACCGCAATGAAATAAGTTTAATGTGTATATATGCTTTATTTGGTTGCAAAATAACTTGGTAGACAAAATGAGGTACATGAGAAATTGAGAAGGCAAATCCGTTAAACTTTGTGTTCTCTTTTGtaaagtaaaacaaattaataGTAATGTAAAATTTAACTTGTAAACTTAATTGTTTTCGCAAAGAAAACAGGAAACATGAAGTTACTGTATTCACTTGTCGTCATTAtagataaaataacaaatattttctatatatattagTGTGCTTGAAGTGTTGAACctaaatcaaaaaatttcaaagaggCACTTTATAGATCAAttcaaagataaaaagaaacgTAGAGGAGTGTGAGATTTTTATCAATTAGAAAAGATTAACAATGATAGTACATAACTCAATTTATCTTATTGGTGTAACGACcagtttagtcgttttgagctgtagagtttatttctggtaataactgtttgagtcgacggatcccacgacggaccatcatggacacgacggaccatcgagggggtctcgttccaaaacacttagaattctgaaaaattgggtactgagaacaactctctgaacttcgcgacgaaatggcaggacggaccgtcgtaggcacgacggaccgtcacaggctcttcagtaaatttcagtctctgaactctgcgacgactcagcaggacggacgtcgcaggcacgacggcccgtcacaggctacgtgaccctgactgggtcgaaattctgttaaatgttttaaggggcgttttggactattcctgcttataattataaagttagtgggtaatactaataattcaattacttgggggttaaaggagataaccttgaattaattagtgggttacttttgtcatcctttatacttaattatatgctaattagggtaaaagaaagagggtttgaataagaaaaagaaaaagaacagagagagagggagaaacgatcgatcaagaggagGAACGAAGAGGGaagcaaagctttggagaagtagattgcttgatcacgattcttcggtggaggtaggttatggtttatgcttttcatagtaaactcttaatagcgaatgatatgtattgggtagtgttgtaaactcttctatatgcttaattgtatgcttgcatgaatgtgattatataattgtgataaaataagcatgatgaagctattgaatcctaaatcttgaaaaaccctaatctactttgttaatgatgatgccttggtataaaagaaggcttgatgaacgaaagtagtgagattaggggatcgggtgccacgttccggtaccaggatagtatgaggaggatcgggtgtcacgctccggcaccaggatagtatgatgaggatcggagtgtcacgttccgacaccaggatagtatatggatcgggtgtcaagttccgacaccaggatagtatatggatcgggtgccacgttccggtaccaggatagtatatgaggatcggagtctcacgttctgacaccaggatagtatatggatcgggtgccacgttccggtaccaggatagtatatgaggatcggagtgtcacgttctgacaacaggatagtatatggatcgggtgccacgttccggcaccaggatagtatgatgaggatcggagtgtcacgttctgacaccaggatagtatatggatcgggtgtcacgttctgacaccaggatagtatatggatcgggtgccacgttccggtaccaggatagtatatgaggatcggagtgtcacgttccgacaccaggatagtatatggatcgggtgccacattccggtactaggatagtatatgaggatcggagtgtcacgttccggcaccaggatagtatatggagcggagtgtcacgtaccgacatgacagaaataaagataatgaatcttgaaagatgttaatatactcaatttaatgaacttaattcccaaatgagtatgatgaggaggcgtgagtcctcattgatgtgcttggtgttgtgaccaagggttatggtaattgtaaatgccgcatgttgagtattgtagttgattttatgatattatctgatatatactgttttctattttgagttggccgatgatatctactcagtacttgtgtttgtactgacccctacttgtatgtttctttctttgttatttgtggagtacagcgaacgtaccgtcgtcttcaactcaaccgcaactctagtcagtcttcattacaccggatttcagggtgagctaacgcttctagcttggactggatcttcttcttcatgtcttgatgccttgaagttccggcatggactagctttttatttattctagctttctagatactcttagaattagtaatttgaggatagatgttcttgtgatgatgacttccagattttggggataatgataagtttgagtttttagaagttgattactGATTGCGTTAATgaattttaagtcttccgcattattattatgttatttatggttgaaatgttggggtttagattggttggttcgctcacatagtaggataagtgtgggtgccactcgcggcccgctttgggtcgtgacaattggAGATTAAATGAACtaggtttatatatatatatatatatatatatatatatatatatatatatacacacacacacacacacacacaccctcCTATGATGTCTGAATATAGTGTTATACCACAAATTAGTGAGGCTAATTAGTTAAAGGGAACATTGTatgaaataacaaattattaattcaaattaaatatcatatccatagtttatttttatattaatttgcaGCAAACATTCCCTTTTTTGCCATCTGATTCGGTATACAATTAGttcattttatacatttcggtataaaatgtataaaatgcatttatgtttgtataaagctagagaaaagtgtatatagaaatacaaatacatatatttttgtcctatacacttataattatacaaatacggATCTTATTAcacaaattacaatatataaatgaatttatataaaattgagcAATTTGTCTAAAATTAGATGTTTGTAGCGAAATTATACCAAaagctccatagcaaacataaaatttgttaCGAAACGCAATTAGACAAACTATAGTTatgacatacaaatataaaatttatgtttgctatatgcgAAAGTTGCTCTTAATTAAACATTTAATccaattcatatattttataggTCTTGTATTGCTCTGCATAATACATTTGATGATAAAACCAGAGATTTTAGAACACTCATGAATCTTAGGATACACATATGACATGTTGGTACAAATATTGTGATAACAATAATGATTTTTCAAGTATAATCATGTGATATAAATAAACTTtgagtttataaaaaaatcttagTTCATAGTAGTTTTAGAATTCACCAACTATTCTATaaaattaatcttattttatcaaAGTATGATATATAGTCTACCAAACATTAAACTTGACTCATTGTACACATATATGAAAGcccatatataataaattttctatttctttctattaattattgattttttgtgaTATATAGAGAATTCtggaaataaaattaaaaaattattttattaatatctcCGCTCATTATTTAATACCTTATTGACTAGAACTAACTAGTATTTAATACCTTATTGACTAGAACTAACAAgtatttaataaaatgattttcttacaattttatTATGACATATTAAATTGTaacaatttttcattaatagTCTAAGCTTGAATGTAGATTTAGAAGTGTCTTGGTTCATACATTTAATTAGATTTAAAAAATctgtaattaaatttatttttctctatatatagAGAACGAgcaattgtatatatgtatgtctGAGCTTTTAAACATAGAGAAAACCACCATGAAAAATAACTCTGAGAAATCGATAGTGAATGCAGCTCAATCCACTGGATACCCTACCTTGGAGATGTTCTGGAAATCCCAACAGAGTCAAATGGAGAACATTAAAGATTTCAAGGACAGGTTGCTACTTCCACCAACTCGTATCAAGAAGATCATGAAGAAGAACGAGGATGTCTGAATGGTCGCGGGTTAATCACCCGTTTTGCTGGCTAAGGCATGTGAGTTGTTCATTCAGGACCTCACCCTTCGTTCCTCGCTTCACGCTCAGGAAAATCATCGACGTATTCTGAAGAAGGATGACCTTACTGATGTGATTGTGCAGACTGACtattttgattttcttcttgatgTTGTTCATAGGAATGGTGCAACCGACCCTTTCACACCAAATTCTGTTCCGTTATATGCTGCTGGAGGTAGCAATGAAGAGGATGGTAATAATCTTGatcaataaaagtaattttttcatttccttaaTTCACATCTATAAGgttacaaaaaatattgacaaaataatatttgtttatattgttTGATAACACAGGTTGTGATATTCAGAATCCAATTCGCGGCAATTAATGGTACCTCTGATCAGCAAGCAACATTATTAATGAGTCCTCATCACTTCGAGGATAATCCTTATCTTTCTTTTCAATTATTACGTTTAGTTTCAAACAATTGGAATTAACTAGGAGTTTGTCCTAGCAACTCCTACTAGTAGAGGCTTACTgacaatcaaatataaatatcttatgttagttttttcaaatattagttTATCATGGCCTATATAGATGTTTCAGATTTATCTTTTGcgtttatgtttaattttatattgatttatgtaAATCATAGTGTCATGAGGTTGATTAGCTAGGGGTCATGACTTATGGCTTAGTACCGCGTCTAGAGGTATTCTTGGACATGTGATATCAGATCCTATACTTACAAAAATATTCTTGGTTCATAAAAGTACTAACTTCACCAATTATtctataagttttatttttgcTTTATCAAGGTATAGTTCATAGTCTACGATACACGAAATTCAACATATTATATGCATACATGAAAATCCGTCAaagtttcttcatattttttattcattttgtttaaATCGAAGGACATATATCAAATCCTTGGGCACAATATCCTATCAGATGGTCAAgtataatatttttcctttatcaaCTAATTTGATACACTTCTATCTGGGAGCAAGATTTGAAGGTGCAAAATTTCACATTCCCCTGATTTTTCCCTTCATCTATCTCATTATATAAATagaatgaattttcttttttacgTCACCGCTTTTACATTTGGTTTTTCTATTTATCAAgacaattatttattaaaataactgATTTTTTTTGGCTTAAACGATCTTGTTTACGAAGAAATTGTTCCAACACAACTGGTATTCTGTACTATAATCAACCAATTATCAAAAAAAGTTAATGTAAATGTATTCTAAGGACTTCATTCTTGAAAAATGAGGAATAAAGGTTATAACTAGTATTTTGAGCTTTCttctttgtaaaaaaaattaaaaaagaaaacaaaaaaaacactaatattttttccttattcactTGTGCTCTTTTAGTAAGAAACTCAAAATTAACTAAATcagaaataaatttaatgttgTGTTTGAATTTAGTATGAACAAATTTCTATCTATAcatgaaattataattataaattgagATTCAAAACTTTTCTCAGAAAAGAATTAATAGATCGAAGAAAATTTAGCAAGAAAAATCACAGTTCATATAGCCCAACTCTCTcttcaacaataataaaatatgtttatgatcatatatcaattattaaaatattacacCAATAACTTCAATGTCATTGTCTTCGTTGAAAATTTTGGTAAGAAAAACTACGAACTTAATtctgaaaaaaaagagaagagaaatacGAAAAACCTCATAAAAATAGTCGATGCctaaacaacaatattttcaatttgatattttaaaaagagaaaagaaagctAGTGGATGATGATATGAATATTAGTATTCACACCTAATTCACTCAAAAATCAAGAATGAAAATCTTCAAgactaagggtgtgtttggtatgaaggaaaatgttttcctagaaaatgttttccgggagaacaagtagattttggacttattttctcatgtttggttggtgcgtagaaaatattttccggaaatgatttttagtttttaatttatgaatgaaaaatgtttttgaggaacatcttttatttttactagagtagaaaataatttatgaaattgaaaatattttttaaaaatatattttttttggtggtAGTGATGGGGTGTGGGGGGATAGTGGTGGTGGGGGCAGGGGGAGGGGTaggagtgaaaaataaaaatttgaagttgatagtattttcaAAAAGCATGTAGGagtctaaaaaaaaattgaagttgaaaatattttaaaaagtaaaattaattttttggggaggggggtTGTGGGGGGGACGGTGGTCAGGGatcgggtgaaaaaataaaactttgaaattgaaaatattttttttttaaatgatattttttcaaaaaaaaaaagtaatttgaaattagaggagagctttggaaaatgtttttcaaaacttttgtcccaaccaaacatgagaaaattggaaaacattttcgagaaaatattttccttcataccaaacacactctaagaattggtgtgtgtgtgtgtgtgtctatatatatatatatatatatatatatatatatatatatatataagatcagGTGCGTAGGCCCAACGtatcttagttttttttttcaatttatgtgacacaaatgaaatttgaaaaagtgaactaaattttttacatgtatatttttaaaaaatatttcaaattatgaatttatgtaccttttgtgtcattttcgaataatatatgttactatatctgttttattttatgtgatacaagtgATATTAGAAAAGTCAACgaaatttcttatatgattctcacatatttttagttgtcattttaCTGTGATTCATAGTACTTTATAGTTCTTAcgttattttcaaacaatatatgcaaCTTTCTTTTGTTTCGACAAAAATAAGGGAGTCAttcaaattttatcattttttaaactagtttttctaaaaatatcttaaattgttacatttatttatttatttttttaatgtaattttcaaatacgTAAAAATTAGTAGTTAAAGCGAAGAAATTAAtgttttcaaatcattatatttctatattaaaatgttcaaaTCTTTAAAGATCCACATATAAGCACAAATTAATAGAAAGAAGCCAAGcgattttcttaaaaagaaatatatgaaagctcattttaataataacacATATACATTTCATTTTGAATATATGAATCCCTCCTTTTCGATTTATATTAActtattgttatattttatttcaaaaagaaaattaacttctgaattttaatatttttatatagcatatttaaaatcaaaaaattaaaaatatttcaatacacaaaatttaaatatacatataaattctaattttaattttgattgattccacctaatattatacttgatatataattattaagaactaagcgtaatcattatttatttactttcatataacaaacagatatcacaataactcataaaaaatgaaaaaaatacaaaagtgtggtaatactaataataataactaaatatgtttctagaactatttaattttgttgttatcATTCGTGGTAGATTTTTGATTGCATGAAATTACATTTgtacctttgatcatcattcactccatatatataaagatgtttctagaactatttattcttgttagatttttgttagaatgaaattatattttagtcatctttaatacaaatatatcatcctattcatttttatttgtatagttacttttcaacatctttttctttaatttcaatcaaatatatattattaatttgatcacacttatttattttcaggTATATTAATAAAGtcaaaataaagatgaaaataattaattcatgataaatttttatataaaaagtaggtatttttataaacacaatgaataaaaataatattaagaattaaattaaagtaatagtaaaatagagtactaataaaatagatatcataataactcataaaagaaacaaaaatgaaataataacaaaataagttaatggtaataacaataacttaagatgtttctaaaattatttaatttttttattgtcattcttgatagatttttgttagcgtgaaattaaatttttgccCTTGATCATTACTCACTTTATATGTAGAAAGatatttctagaattattaatCATCTTTCtatatagatttttgttagcgtgaaattacatttttgcccTTAATCGTTCTCtcacttcactcttctatatatatatatatatatatatatatatatatatatatatatatatatatatatatatatatatatatatatatatatatatataacattcaTGTTTTATTGTGTTAAGTGCAAGATAAAAATTGTGATTATTTGTTTTCAAGTTACATCTTCTCAAGACATGTCTAGTATTGACCGAAAACATGCATTATACATGGCAAGAGAGTAACATCGAGAAATCCATTAACATGGAATAAAGTTGATGAAAATTCAaactttgatgaagaaatgaTCAATCAAATGTTTGAATGAAAATACTAATACTGATATAGCATTATGAGAATCGGACGAAAAAATttctaataattatattttattttagggagAGAATAATGAGTTTCCcattaaaagtgaaaaagagagagaaatggGAAAATGTATGAACAGACAAGTGATTTTcctttagaaaattaaaacatgtgTTAACACAAtataagaattaaaaatttagccCATAAATAATgttcaaaatctaaaagaaaaaaaaatcattttctaatttattttaatctgctatagtttattataaaattatatttgctAAGATTTTAAAAGTATCTTAAGTTTTGTAATATTGTGTCTAATTTATTTATGGGGATgtgatttttcatattttatctatGGTACAGTTCACTATTTTTAAGATTTTcgtttaattaaaataagtttgTGGACCACTtctcttatttatttcttataattAGATTTCTTTCTCCTCTGTATATACAAACACCAACATTTATCTTACTTTCAGTTCTTTGTGTTAATATTGAAAAAGACGCCCCTTGTCCaaaattttctgaaaaataactTTGAACAGTCTATTGCCAATGCAGTGGCAACAAATATAAAGAAGTTATGAGTGAATTTAACAATTACTTTGttgtattagaaaaaaatgtatatgtTACCATTTATCAACACCATAATAAAAGAAGTTtgatgtgtatatatgtataaccAAATAGGCTTTGTTTGGTTGCAAAATAACTTGATAGACAAAATGAGGTACACGAGAAATTGAGAAggcaaatcaattaattaaactaattgtgttctcttttataaaaataaaacaatgtaAAAGTAGTGCAAAATCTCACTTGTAAACCTAATTTTTCTCGCAAAGAAACAAGAAACATGAAGTTACTTTGTTCACTTGTTGTCATTGTttgtaaaataacaaatattctatatatacataagtgTGTTTAATGTATTGAAcctaattcaaaaaaattcacaGAGGTGCACTATAGATCAAttcaaagataaaaagaaacgTCGAGGAATGCGAGATTTTTATCAATTTGGAAATATTAACAATGATAGTACATAACCCAACTATGTGATTCAAGATCGTATTATTTGGGTTCATATTTgtaataaaaatcattatttaatatgtattattaaACTATGTCACCCCTTCTCTTGATGTCTGAATATAGTTGTACATTGCAAATTAGTGAAGCTAAGTTAAACGTTTAATCAAATTCATATCGTGTACATGTCATATATTGCTCTGCATAGTACATTTGATAATTGTAGCGATAGATTTTAAAGCACTCATGAATCTCAAAATACACGCATGACATGTTAGTACCAAATTCGTGATGACAATAATGATTTTGTTAATATAATGATGTGatatttataatatgataaaattctgtgtttataaaaaaattctttgtaCATAGAAATTCTAAACTTCATccgtttttttataaaattaatcttattttatcaaAGTATTATTCACAGTCTTTAATACATCAAATTTGATGCATTGTACGTATATCTTGTAACaaagtttttatttctttctattcattattttttttttgtgtgataTATGGACGgttctagaaaaaaaattattagaatactcaaaaataattattttattcatatctTAGCTCATTTTTAATACGTTATTGACTAGAACTAACTAGTATTTGATGCATTATTGACTAAATTTAGCTAGTATTTAATAAGATGAttattttcttacaattttattattacatattaaattttaacaaattacCATTAATAGTCTTAGATTAAATGTAGATTTAGAATTGTCTAGgttcattcatttaattaaatttagaaaatttataattagatttttttctctctctctctcgctctctctctatatatatatagacacagtTGCATATATGTATAAATCTTCATTTCTCTGTGTGTCTGAGCttgaaaacatagaaaaaatcaTCATGGAAAACAACTCTGAGAAATCAGCAGTGAATGCAGGTCAATCCGCTGCGTATCCAATGCTGTTGCCGCCTCACCTTGAGAAAAAGCACGAAAAGCTGGAGATGTTTTGGACAGACAAGCGGAGAGAAATGGAGAATGTTATTGATTTCAAGAGCAACCTACTACCTCGAATTAACCGCATCAAAGATCATGAAGACAGACAAGGATGTCAGAATGATTGCTACTGAATCACCTGTTTTGTTGGCTAAAGCATGTGAGTTGTTCATTCAAGAACTCACTCTTCGTTCCTGGTTTAAAGCTGAGGAAAATCATCGTCGTATTTTGAAGAAGGATGACGTCACTGATGTGATTATGGAGACTGACACTTTGGATTTCCTTCTTGATGATGATGCTGATGTTACTGACGGCTCTGCACCAAATGTTGTTCCATATTATGTTGCTGAAAGCACAATGGGCGTACATACTGATAATCTTGATCATCAAATGTAACCTTCTTATTTCCTTAAGTTCATACCTATAGGGTTACAAAAGGTACTGATAACATACTCTGTTTGATAATGCAGGTAGCTTCTGATGTTCAGACCAACTCGTGGTTAGTGGTACTTCTAACTAGCGAGCAACAATATTGGTGAATCTTCGTCACTCAGATAACAAGTACCTGatctttcttttcaatattttactttCAGTTTCATAGAGATGAGTTATTAGTTAGGCGTTTATTCTAGCAGCTCATACAAGTAAATGCTTTCAAACAAACttatcaataaaaattttgtttatgttatttctttcaaatatataaatatgtctcaGTGTTATGGACTTTATATAGATCTTTCAAATTAGGTGATACATTTATGCTTCAATTTTCTAttgatttatgttaattttactATCACGCCAGCTTCGGTTGCTTGTGGCTCTAAGCACCTTATCGGGTGTATGGAGAATATTGGAGCGTGACATAAGATCCTAAGCATACAAAAGAATTCTTGATTCATATAAGTTTTAAACTTCCCCAATTATTCTATAAGTTTAATCTTGTTTTATCAAGATATAATTCATTGTTAACTACACACCAAATTATACTAGAAAACCCACtaaaatttcttaatattttttctattcttttttttttcaatatgtgGATGATTATTGGAAAAATGATTTGGAtatcttaaaagaaaaagataatattGGTGTCTAGGTTCATTAGTTAATATCTTGTTATAATTAgtatttattatgataattatttaaCAACTTCATGATTACATCATATAAAATTGTTATCAGCCGATGCCTAATACTTACATATTTGGAGCCTAACTAAATTCAAGTTCGCGCCAGAAAATCACATAGAGTAAAACACTTCTAAAAGACTTTTATCATGCCTTTATTCTTTGGCCACCTTTACTGGcattcattattttctattatcttATGGGCATTGCAAACTTTTTCATCCATTCGCATGAGATTATTGATTGTTATATTATTggtttaattatgaattta encodes the following:
- the LOC138347703 gene encoding nuclear transcription factor Y subunit C-1-like, producing the protein MKNNSEKSIVNAAQSTGYPTLEMFWKSQQSQMENIKDFKDRLLLPPTRIKKIMKKNEDDLTLRSSLHAQENHRRILKKDDLTDVIVQTDYFDFLLDVVHRNGATDPFTPNSVPLYAAGGSNEEDGCDIQNPIRGN
- the LOC138347704 gene encoding nuclear transcription factor Y subunit C-1-like yields the protein MENNSEKSAVNAGQSAAYPMLLPPHLEKKHEKLEMFWTDKRREMENVIDFKSNLLPRINRIKDHEDRQGSCELFIQELTLRSWFKAEENHRRILKKDDVTDVIMETDTLDFLLDDDADVTDGSAPNVVPYYVAESTMGVASDVQTNSWLVVLLTSEQQYW